One region of Miscanthus floridulus cultivar M001 chromosome 19, ASM1932011v1, whole genome shotgun sequence genomic DNA includes:
- the LOC136529410 gene encoding AP2-like ethylene-responsive transcription factor AIL5, translating into MDMDMSSAYPHHWLSFSLSNNYHHGLLEAFSNSSSATPLGDEQGAVEESPKMVEDFLGGVGGTGAPPPVAAAEDHQLVCGELGSITAGFVRHYPAPGTVENPGAVTLAGMSTDVAESDQARRPAETFGQRTSIYRGVTRHRWTGRYEAHLWDNSCRREGQSRKGRQVYLGGYDKEEKAARAYDLAALKYWGATTTTNFPVSNYEKELEEMKSMTRQEFIASLRRKSSGFSRGASIYRGVTRHHQHGRWQARIGRVAGNKDLYLGTFSTQEEAAEAYDIAAIKFRGLNAVTNFDMSRYDVDSILNSDLPVGGGATGRTSKFPLDSLQPGSAAAAMIAGAAAAQAMPPSEKDYWSLLALHYQQQQQQQFPASAYEAYGSGVNVDFTMGTSSHSSSNTGSGVMWGATTGAMGQQDSSSSKQGNGYASNIPYAAAAMVSGSAGYEGSTGNNGTWVTSSTSTAPQYYNYLFGME; encoded by the exons ATGGACATGGACATGAGCTCAGCTTATCCCCACCATTggctctccttctccctctccaaCAACTACCACCATGGCCTTCTTGAGGCCTTCTCCAACTCCTCCTCCGCTACTCCACTCG GAGACGAGCAGGGTGCAGTGGAGGAGTCCCCGAAGATGGTGGAGGACTTCCTCGGCGGCGTCGGTGGCACGGGCGCCCCGCCGCCAGTGGCGGCTGCAGAGGATCACCAGCTTGTCTGCGGCGAGCTGGGCAGCATCACAGCCGGGTTCGTGCGCCACTACCCGGCGCCTGGGACGGTGGAGAACCCCGGCGCGGTGACCTTGGCCGGGATGTCGACGGACGTGGCGGAGTCCGACCAGGCGAGGCGCCCGGCCGAGACGTTCGGGCAGCGCACATCAATCTACCGTGGTGTCACCAG GCACCGGTGGACAGGGAGATATGAGGCGCACCTGTGGGACAACAGCTGCCGCCGGGAAGGCCAGAGCCGCAAAGGCCGCCAAG TCTACTTAG GAGGCTATGATAAGGAGGAGAAGGCTGCTAGAGCTTATGACCTCGCCGCACTCAAGTACTGGGGTGCTACAACCACAACCAACTTCCCG GTGTCCAACTACGAgaaggagctggaggagatgaagtcgATGACGCGGCAGGAGTTCATCGCGTCGTTGCGCAG GAAGAGCAGCGGCTTCTCACGAGGTGCCTCCATCTACAGAGGAGTCACAAG GCATCATCAGCATGGCCGGTGGCAGGCGAGGATCGGCAGGGTGGCCGGAAACAAGGACCTGTACTTGGGCACGTTCA GTACtcaggaagaggcagcggaggcgTACGACATTGCTGCGATCAAGTTCCGCGGGCTCAACGCCGTGACCAACTTCGACATGAGCCGCTACGACGTCGACAGCATCCTCAACAGCGACCTCCCCGTCGGGGGTGGAGCTACCGGACGCACATCCAAGTTCCCACTGGACTCACTGCAGCCAGGGAGCGCTGCTGCTGCAATGATCGCCGGGGCTGCCGCGGCACAGGCCATGCCGCCGTCCGAGAAGGACTACTGGTCTCTGCTTGCCCTGCactatcagcagcagcagcagcagcagtttcCAGCTTCTGCTTACGAGGCCTACGGCTCTGGCGTGAACGTGGACTTCACGATGGGCACCagcagccacagcagcagcaacaccgGCAGCGGCGTGATGTGGGGTGCCACCACTGGTGCTATGGGACAGcaagacagcagcagcagcaagcaggGCAACGGCTATGCCAGTAACATTCCttatgctgctgctgctatggttTCTGGATCAGCTGGCTACGAGGGCTCCACCGGCAACAATGGAACCTGGGTTACCAGTAGCACCAGCACGGCTCCCCAGTACTACAACTATCTGTTCGGGATGGAGTAG